A genomic segment from Salvelinus alpinus chromosome 8, SLU_Salpinus.1, whole genome shotgun sequence encodes:
- the LOC139583830 gene encoding uncharacterized protein — MSLPPTQTQSPPPPPKPKVSSPSPSNPKSPPSPLPLPSHPNPKSPPPPLPPKPNVSSPSPPKPKVPPPPKPKVSSPSPSNPKSPPSPPPPPLSPKPKVSSPSPPHPNPMSPPPPHPNPKSPPPPPQTQSLLPLPPKPKVSSPSPPNPKSPPPPTQTQSLLPLPSPPKPKVSSPSTTQTQSLLPLPPKPKVSSPSPPNPKSPPPPTQTQSLLPLPSPPKPKVSSPSPPKPKVSSPSPPKPKVTSPSPPKPKSAALPS, encoded by the coding sequence ATGAGTCTCCCTCCCACCCAAACAcaaagtccccccccccctcccaaacccaaagtctcctccccctccccctcaaaCCCAaagtctcctccctctcccctccccctcccctcccacccaaACCCAaagtctcctccccctcccctcccacccaaACCCAatgtctcctccccctccccacccaaaCCCAAagtccccccccctcccaaacccaaagtctcctccccctccccctcaaaCCCAaagtctcctccctctccccccccccctcccctctcacccaAACCCAaagtctcctccccctcccctccccacccaAACCCAatgtctcctccccctccccacccaaaCCCAaagtctcctccccctcccccccaaacccaaagtctcctccccctcccccccaaacccaaagtctcctccccctcccccccaaacccaaagtctcctccccctcccacccaAACCCAaagtctcctccccctcccctccccacccaAACCCAAagtctcctccccctccaccacccaAACCCAaagtctcctccccctcccccccaaacccaaagtctcctccccctcccccccaaacccaaagtctcctccccctcccacccaAACCCAaagtctcctccccctcccctccccacccaAACCCAaagtctcctccccctccccacccaaaCCCAaagtctcctccccctccccacccaaaCCCAAAgtcacctccccctccccacccaaacccaaaagcgctgctctaccttcttaa